Genomic segment of Panicum virgatum strain AP13 chromosome 9N, P.virgatum_v5, whole genome shotgun sequence:
gtaatccggcaaaccaaatctcctctggaatcaaaaacacgcgaacaaccctccttgaagcaaacctcaaacccctcatcaagaagttacgaaacagaaagcaaattgaacccaaggttcgaaaccagaGCAACCTCTCttagggtaaagcgatcagaaactcgaatagtgccaagtccacgtacctttcctcttccattatcccctaacacaatgtactcctttgagcgcatcggggtgaggctggagaaccatttgtcatttccggtcatgtggcgcgaacaaccggagtccatgatccacctgttctccaagcctccgacctgcacatcagtagtgagacaaagggtgagcaaatgtctcaacactggggttagcaaagtgaggagcaaaccagtgtcgagccatttgctctacagaagggctAGCAAAACTAGGTGAAGCATATCcctcgtcccgtctaccgcgtgactgacgaacactaccgcgaggaaagcgtggtgcatcgtaacctcctccaaaacctcggtcccgtggtccatagccgtactgaaaacgaccaggaacacgaccggcaaagcgaccacccgttAGAGCACGGTAAcaaccaccgtctccctgacctccacctacacggcgcgccctagcatcttgcctaccaccatgcCAAGAaagaccatgcacccgagcagagtacatgtccgcgttccgtctctccagCTCACGCCTCATAGCCCGCTTccttctgaagcaaaactcctccaggtgaccttccctgtcacaatactcgcagtggtacctcacctcacgcttgggaggagcagcccccttcttctgggcaacctgggctgcggcagtagggagcgtgtcgaggggattcctcagctcattgggctttggaacccaaacctgcttttGTGGAGGTactttttgtggttctttcagcacaccattcacggggtcaacaagcgaaggctgcatgCTCGaactagcagtgtttagagcactctGAACtctagcagccttgccgatcttaccatacaacctgtcaaagtctgacttcgtgtaggtgtaaccgaccccaaagccATCACCACgtttgaactgcttaatcatcatgcccaactgcagctcactagcagaaacccaactaagaatcgccctaagataggtattctcattctccaagttagCTTtgtctaccgcaagattatccaaatcagagatcaaactagggcaaacagagcagtcaataggttgGCTAGACTCCActaccttagtcttccccaaagacttaatcaaggcgttcttctcatctagctccgacctaagtgtgggacaaagcttacaagcacaaAGCAGAACTGACCtaaacttcatctcctctagctcgcacacaatagtagcaaacttggactgcaacgaaaCTAGAttggacttaaagataggacactcatcacattcaagcacatcgctaacaataggagcgtccttaaccagttctagttcatgcttggccttagcgagctcatgagacacgtcagcaagcgaaatctcagcaacatctaagttcacgacgttctcatcatgcttgacacggagagcaacaagatcattcatgtgagatatgcagccagcgcactcatcctcactacaTTTCTCCCAttcacaagccagctcagccctaagctttcaacgctctctagctgcttccttaagcagcctcttctggttgtcgagagcggcgtacaactccctaacctccgtatcaagcaggtcgattgtggagtttacctatgaatcgctctcggatccaggagaagagtcgacgtGCGTCAGTGTAgaatgtccacccgaagacgcacgagcaccatcggcttcgcccgccatggtgcagaagcccttgcgccgaccggccgccaagcacaggctgatgaagccggtggcttccttgtcccgcttcttctacttcttgtcgtcgtcgtcggaggtcggtgaagaagagcggtcggtgtcggagctcttgtcgaggtcgctgagctgcgccagaaaggccttctcccgcttcttggccttgtacttgaagcgcttcttgagcgactctttgtcgaagcatcctcccctgtcacgactgcggtgcttgtggcgccgacgctccttgttggaacCTCCCTCGTCACGGTCGCGGTggtggtagtagtcgaagtggttgttctggccgccaccggacttcttgggacaatcggcgatgaagtggtccagatcgccgcagttgtagcacccggggttcttcttcctctacctgttgtggtagatgcgctggaacttgctgatgaggaggcacaagttgTCGTctcccagcgtctccagctgctcatctgtaacagaaggcaaagaggcaagagaaaagccaagagcagagttagcgttagagctcgatacacctgggccagtcacaagagcgatgctcttggaaggaggagcgccattgagcttggctcgtgtctggttatccacctctgtggccttgagcttgctgaaaagctcgttcaccgtcagagtctcatagccagcagactcaatgatggtgttcactttgagatcccacacagagcgatcaagtgcgtagagcaacttgagagccttctcgtgctctgtgtactcaagggcatcagcagatctgttcgaattgactttgttcacaatcgaccgagaacgactgaacatcaagtcaatgctctcactcGGCttctgtgtgaagttctcgtattcacgccggtgagtctcgaatagtctggccttcacctgaggtgtgccctcgtggtagttctcaagacacgtccaaatcttgtgggcttcctgaaaaccctggacgcgtgagaactctgcACGAGAAacaccagcgaacaaggcattgacagccttggcgttagcctcgtgctcagtCACTTAAAGAGGAGTGACCCGAGCGGCAAGCATcacgtaagcctggttcttggtaatatcccagacctcggctcccatgctctgcaataaggctctcatgcgaaccttccagtaggcatagtcctcgccggaaaacacagggatcttcccaagactcgccatggtcgccaagtggtttttgaaccggttaaggtactgaaaacctcaaccttgctctgataccaattgagggaccgaaaccggcgaccagagggggtgaatgggagccgatcaaaatttctctcgaaattcacaccgtcggcctatatcccaaaatcaccacAATCCCTCAAGAGTTCTAGGTGAAGTTTGAGATAGCTatggaagagctaaaccaacacaaaacacCCCTTGATCGTGCGAGAGAAACCACGGAAGCGAACAAGAAAATCTGCAGACCTGGCAgacttggaccggtctgaccgctctctccgaccagtcagaccggtcgggctggagtTCAAAAACCCAGACCGGtttcagagaccggtcagaccggttgcacctAGACAGATCGCAGACAAAGCTTCAAAcggcaaatctcgagcaaacgaagtccaaatccaatgaaacttggaggatagcttcACATCAACCCCGTGAACATATTCCCaaaagatctttcccaaaagattaacagaTCATGAGAAAacaagggaagatcaaagagaattggggttttctcaagaacccaaaaactccaattcgtgagaactctcgaTTCCAATAGATTTAGCACTTGGCTAGAAAGATgagaatcgtcacaaagagtccatcaaaccaTGAATTCAAGGGTTCATCTCTTCCgaacacaaaacacaccaaaagaggagaattgaaacccaaaacgcaagagaggaaGGGGGACGAAAAGCTCAGCACACACATGTGAATCTCAAATCAATTTCATTCATAAATCacggaggaattcacctatacaaaggctagagccgaCCACACCATAatccaccctctagattggagagattagctataatctaagcctcttttgcgttggagtccttggccctaacctagagcaggggcagggagaaggaaaaacgaagagaaaacaaaagactcaagagactcaaccagccacgggctggtgggggtatttatacccagctgctgcggccagaccggtcagaccggtccatgggaccggtcagaccggtcgggtctgtagcagcccgctgtacagcctcgatcgacggcggagcttctttcttcgactggaagtctttgctgcgatgccgccacgtcgacgaagttccggtctgtggttttggagggtccgcgaaacccgagtaggtggccggttttgagaaaatcgccaaaacctcacgcgcgggaagattcccgcctccacgccgtggccctagacgtcgttccttcctcggccttctgacggccctagacgctgcccgacgcccgtcacctcctcgcccgcagcgaggctctagacgccatcgacgcccgtcgcctccgtcagtcccgagaccgacgcccgtgcctccactacctggcgtcttcaaccaccgtccgcctccttggttttgtggcgcaaaccaagaaacccgccttccatcgccgcttgtgccctcgatccaggagtggacgccacagctgccgcccggcccgagctcctccacggcaactcaccgttgacactcgacgcccgtgtacctgcaatccaaagaccaagcgcacgatcacaccgcacggttgacaattcactcatcacaggtaggatagagtactctcattcctcaaGTGATGAACTGCGGCATCCAGAATCGGAAATTGAAGATGAAACGCAGTATTCTGAAGATGAACTGTGGCGTCCTTGGATGTCTGAACTACTGTGTCCTCCAGAATCGGAAATGAAGATGAACTGCCGCGTCCTTGGATGTTTTGCTCCAGAATCCAGAAAAGGCTGTCGATGCATCGGATGGAGTTGGGAGTTTGCATATATTCCACTTGTTGTGCTTCTGCCAAGTGGGATGGATAGAGATCAAATGTAAGAGTCGCTAAGCGATGCGAGAGCTGTGCATGTATACTCAACAAGTCAGCAGCACATGTCAAAGCTTGCTGCAGTGCAGAGCGACAGGAGCCCCGTCAGATGGAGATGAGCCCCACCCACCCGCTCTTAGCACGGCCGGAGgccaccggccaccaccgcctgctGGTCACCCTCGCGCGCCACggccgcttcgccgccgccgcgggggacctggacgcggcgagggaggcggcgcgggaggccgtAGCGCGGGGCCTGCGGTGGGACGCGCCGGCGCTGGTGGGCATGCTGCGTGCCGGCGGCCATgtcgcgcgggcgcgggcgctgcTGCTGGACATCCTGCGTGGCGGCTGCGCTGCGGAATTGGACGCGTTCGCGTTTGACGTGCTGATGGGAGGAACAACACCGTGCAACGACGACGGGGAGGGTCAGTGCCGGAATGCTCGGCCAGAATTAGATTGAGACGGCGACACCCTGACGCCCTCCGGAGGTTTACCGCAGTGCGGAGGCCGGAGGTTTGCCGACACTGGGCCGTATCGGAATCGGATATCACGCCAGATACGTATCAATATGCGTATCGgatgtttgtatttttttctctttttatgCTGGATACTTATCGGTGGTTCCGTATCCGATACGGGATACGACGCCGCACTGCCGTATCGGGGTAACGTAGCGGCCGGCGGGTGGGGGAGGAAAAAGATTATTTTCCCCCAAATCCATCATCTAGCTCTAGGAATTGTTCTGCCAGCGGACCTCCCTACATGGCGAGCAGCAGCAATGGatgcagaggaggaagagggcagAAGGAGGCGTATAGGTGGCGGAGCCGCTCCCCCAGTCCACACCACCCGTATGAATACATCACTCTCCCGGGGGGCGACCGCTTCGACATCCCCGAAGGCGACGACAAGCAGGAGTGGGTACAATTCTTCGACGAAGCCGATAGAGCGACCAGGGAGGTCATTGGTATAAACCGCGCCGCCATCCTCGCCAATAGTGGCCACCGCGACGGCTCCGTATACGCCGTGTCCGGTGGATGGCATCAAAGATATCGAATTTCCGACCGTAACGAGAGTGAGTCTTCCTCCTCGATTGGTAGATTCCTTTTTTTTAGGTTCTTTTCTGTTTCTCAAAATAAACCCATATATTGATACTCAGGGGTTAGTTACTTCATCCATTCCTTTTATATAGCTTTTTAGTTAAACGGTAAAATGTACCAaacaaaaggagagagagaagaaaatagTTCGATTAATTCTTATCATTCGATTCATGTTGCATGCGGTctaaaataaaagttgtcaTTCACACTGCTATTGCAATATAAAAGTTAAATTTCCTATTCCTCTTACTGCTTCCCTTAAATTGTATCTAATATTGTTTTATTTGTCTTTCTTGTTTAGCTGGACTGGAACCGATGACCCTCTCTGACCCAAGCAATTGTTGTCCAGATCGAGAAAACTGTTTCATCCATACACCGCGTCCCATGATGCAAATATTTTCAGTGAAATTGGGCAAACTTTTAGAAGAAGATGGCCCGGTTCAGTTATACGGATATATAGCTACCCGTGACCTTCTAGATCCATTAGTAAATTACATAGTTAATCGGAGCAGGGATGATCCTATCATTGTATACCAGGTAAGCATATGTAATAACTCATTGTACTTGTGAACTTTTAAATCctgatatttttatttttcagaaATAAGTGTAGGTGATGGAAACAACACACTGTTCTGGTCTGATCGATGGCTCATGGGCTGCTCAATTGTTGAAATCGCACCTGTGGTTGTTGATGCTGTGCCACTAAAAATTCGCAAGCAACGCACAGTTGCACTTGCACAGGCCTTGCAAAATCAATCTTGGCCCACTGATATTCAAGGAGGCCTCTCGCCGATTGGACTGTTTGAGTATCTCCAGCTGTGGGATATGCTGCTGGACACGACCCTCTCCCAGGATGAGGATGTGCACATCTGGCGATTGGATAGCTCTGGTATTTTCTCCTCTAAATCAGCTTATCGTGCCTTCTTTAATGgagcaattacttttgaacatGGGCGGCGGTTGTGGAAATCATGGGCTCCTGCGAAATGCAAAGTTTTTCTCTGGCTCGCCATCAGGAATCGGTGCTGGACTGCGGATCGTCTGGCGAGGCGTGGCCTGCCACACCCGTCCATGTGTCCGCTCTGTGACCAGGAAGAAGAAAATATCCAACACCTGCTTACTACGTGTGTCTTTTCCCGGGAGTTCTGGTTTAGAATTCTAACGCCTATGGGATTTCAAGGCCGGGTCCCAAGCCGCCATGAGATTTCTTTTGCTGACTGGTGGAGAAAAGCAGTTAAAAAGGCCCCGAAAGAAACTAGGAAAGGCCTGAATTCCACTATTATTTTGGGCGCCTGGGTTATCTGGAAGCATCGCAATGCTTGCGTCTTTGATGGTGCTCGACCTTGCATAAACAGTCTCCTTCGGGCTTTCAGAGATGAGCAACACCTTTGGTGTCTTGCTGGAGCTCGACGCCTGAGAACACTTGGTCATGGTCTGGTTGGCGAGCTGGGTAATCCTTAGCTTGTGGTTTCTAATTTGTAGTAGGTCAGATCTCGCCTCTAGGTGTGTGCGCTATTGGAGTACATCTTGATCATGTATTTTTTCAACCCCTCATGGCTCGGCCCGGAATGAGGTGGTGAAGATTGTAAGGGGCCGGCTCTTCTCTCTTTAATACAATGATACGAAGCTCTCCttcgtattcgagaaaaaagaaataagtgTTTTATGTACAACTTTGATAGTTATACATATATATTGTTAAAAAGGTAGAATTACTATGcattgttgattttttttttgaaaaaaaaatagtcaGATAATATGACATGGTTCCCTGAGTTTGAGTTCAGCATAATGAGACACTCTTGTAGACATTGTTGTCCATTGGATCATTATTCTTTAATGAGTGCTGAAGATGCTACATTACAAAATGTTCTTGCTACGAAAGAATATC
This window contains:
- the LOC120692195 gene encoding uncharacterized protein LOC120692195 isoform X1, which gives rise to MASSSNGCRGGRGQKEAYRWRSRSPSPHHPYEYITLPGGDRFDIPEGDDKQEWVQFFDEADRATREVIGINRAAILANSGHRDGSVYAVSGGWHQRYRISDRNETGLEPMTLSDPSNCCPDRENCFIHTPRPMMQIFSVKLGKLLEEDGPVQLYGYIATRDLLDPLVNYIVNRSRDDPIIVYQVMETTHCSGLIDGSWAAQLLKSHLWLLMLCH
- the LOC120692195 gene encoding uncharacterized protein LOC120692195 isoform X2 yields the protein MASSSNGCRGGRGQKEAYRWRSRSPSPHHPYEYITLPGGDRFDIPEGDDKQEWVQFFDEADRATREVIGINRAAILANSGHRDGSVYAVSGGWHQRYRISDRNETGLEPMTLSDPSNCCPDRENCFIHTPRPMMQIFSVKLGKLLEEDGPVQLYGYIATRDLLDPLVNYIVNRSRDDPIIVYQK